A DNA window from Planctomycetota bacterium contains the following coding sequences:
- a CDS encoding FAD-binding protein: MAHALAPTREPRTPLTEPGTLVHFASDMYATFAADVTLEAANAELARGGQWLPIDGDPALTLGELLLTDSTGPLRLGYGAWRDLLLGLQFSNGRGELISAGGMTVKNVAGYDLTKFLVGSAGCFGTPVTLTTRTHRLPDGALIADLEKGDDAFVHGIIQTDLRPQWIIAHTNGLTLGYIGKRRQLAFWEAELRDGMDGPAIDRIRGIGLDRADELRRQLWPAPPVGNLRVALPPASAVAALRSSDAPTWAVDPVHGIAVANADDPNALADKLASHGGNAVVYTDGKPTRWDVAENVRPLLARLKHRFDPDDTLPPLPIS; this comes from the coding sequence GTGGCCCACGCCCTTGCGCCTACCCGAGAACCACGCACACCGCTGACCGAGCCGGGGACGCTGGTCCATTTCGCCAGCGACATGTATGCCACGTTCGCGGCCGATGTCACCCTAGAGGCCGCCAACGCGGAACTGGCCAGGGGCGGGCAGTGGCTGCCGATCGACGGCGACCCCGCATTGACGTTGGGCGAACTGCTGTTGACCGACTCGACCGGGCCGTTGCGGCTCGGTTACGGGGCGTGGCGCGACCTGTTGTTGGGCCTGCAATTCTCCAACGGCCGCGGCGAACTGATCAGCGCAGGCGGCATGACCGTCAAAAACGTCGCGGGCTACGACCTCACCAAATTTCTCGTCGGCTCGGCCGGCTGCTTCGGTACGCCGGTGACGCTCACAACCCGCACCCACCGTCTGCCCGACGGCGCGCTCATCGCCGACCTCGAAAAAGGCGACGACGCGTTCGTCCACGGGATCATCCAGACCGACCTCCGGCCGCAATGGATCATCGCGCACACCAACGGCCTCACGCTCGGCTACATCGGCAAGCGACGTCAGCTCGCGTTCTGGGAAGCCGAACTCCGCGACGGCATGGACGGGCCGGCGATCGACCGCATCCGCGGCATCGGGCTCGACCGGGCCGACGAACTGCGCAGGCAACTCTGGCCCGCCCCGCCCGTCGGCAATCTGCGCGTCGCCCTGCCACCGGCGTCGGCGGTTGCGGCGCTTCGATCTTCGGACGCGCCGACGTGGGCGGTCGACCCGGTTCACGGAATTGCCGTGGCCAATGCCGATGATCCGAACGCCCTTGCCGACAAGTTGGCCAGCCACGGCGGCAACGCGGTTGTGTACACCGACGGCAAGCCTACCCGCTGGGACGTGGCCGAGAATGTCCGCCCGCTGCTCGCCCGGCTCAAGCACCGCTTCGACCCCGACGACACACTGCCGCCCCTTCCGATCTCGTAA
- a CDS encoding class I SAM-dependent methyltransferase, producing MAANVEDLYPLGHPEAEQGRLDLQSRIHDRPGLREVLAGRRAVLDLGCGIGSNVPLLRSIEPGIDYTGIDFGDQAIADAKAKFPGERFEVMDATAMSLADESFDFVFANLVFWAIGRDFRAAVAEAYRVLKPGGVLYSFEPDGKTLTFYPPKPAIESAIALWETAMQRQGPDPFVGRKVNNAAQEAGFGKIDTFLYPKISVGTDPDGYRAAAKNLSGVYLGPGAKFLGLDDNDPKWMDAQAQFAQCEPGDLILESYYVNLATRQG from the coding sequence ATGGCCGCGAACGTCGAAGACCTCTATCCGTTGGGCCACCCCGAAGCCGAGCAGGGCCGGCTCGACCTCCAGTCGCGAATCCACGACCGGCCCGGCCTTCGCGAGGTACTCGCCGGTCGACGTGCCGTGCTTGACCTTGGTTGTGGGATCGGCTCGAACGTGCCGTTGTTGCGGTCGATCGAGCCGGGCATCGACTACACCGGCATCGACTTCGGAGACCAGGCGATCGCCGATGCGAAGGCGAAGTTTCCCGGCGAACGCTTCGAGGTCATGGACGCCACGGCGATGTCGCTGGCCGACGAGAGCTTCGATTTCGTGTTTGCAAATCTCGTATTCTGGGCCATTGGCCGGGACTTTCGGGCTGCGGTGGCCGAGGCGTATCGCGTGCTCAAGCCCGGCGGCGTGTTGTACTCGTTCGAACCTGACGGCAAAACGCTCACGTTTTATCCGCCCAAGCCGGCCATCGAGTCGGCGATCGCGCTTTGGGAAACGGCGATGCAACGCCAAGGCCCGGACCCGTTCGTCGGCCGCAAGGTCAACAACGCCGCCCAGGAAGCCGGGTTCGGGAAAATCGACACGTTTCTCTATCCCAAGATTTCCGTCGGCACCGATCCCGATGGCTACCGAGCGGCGGCGAAGAACCTCAGCGGCGTCTACCTAGGGCCGGGAGCGAAGTTCCTCGGCCTCGATGACAACGACCCCAAATGGATGGACGCCCAGGCACAGTTCGCGCAGTGTGAGCCAGGCGACCTGATTCTTGAGTCCTATTACGTCAACCTCGCGACGCGCCAAGGGTGA
- a CDS encoding argininosuccinate synthase — MSDATTAPKKIVLAYSGGLDTSVILPWLKNRYPGVQCVAFACELGQGSELEGVEKKARESGADDVIVADLRKEFAEDYCFAMLRAHATYERDYLLGTSIARPLIAKAQVEAARQCGADAVAHGATGKGNDQVRFELTYMALAPDLQIIAPWKMPDFELRDREAAIDYAKEHGVPVTSSREKIYSQDRNLWHISHEGAEIEDPASEPNWEACLTMTQPISASPDEPEHVKISFEHGNPVAVNGEKLAGDTLIEKLNELAGKHGVGVKLLVENRLVGMKSRGVYETPGGTALYRAHNALEQLVLERDLFHAKEKLALDYARLVYNGQWFHPLRDALQAFMDKSNELCTGDVTLSFYKGTCDAIAVESPHSLYDPELASFSMDGYDVTAARGFIDCFGLPMKVAGIRDRRG; from the coding sequence ATGTCCGACGCAACGACCGCGCCCAAGAAAATCGTGCTGGCTTACTCCGGCGGCCTCGACACGTCCGTCATCCTGCCCTGGCTCAAGAACCGCTACCCCGGCGTGCAGTGCGTCGCCTTTGCCTGTGAACTCGGCCAAGGTTCGGAACTGGAAGGCGTCGAGAAGAAGGCCCGCGAGTCCGGGGCCGACGACGTGATCGTCGCCGACCTGCGCAAGGAGTTCGCCGAGGATTACTGCTTCGCGATGCTGCGAGCCCATGCGACGTATGAGCGAGACTACTTGCTGGGCACGTCGATCGCCCGGCCGTTGATCGCCAAGGCGCAGGTCGAAGCGGCCCGGCAGTGCGGTGCCGACGCTGTCGCCCACGGCGCGACCGGCAAAGGCAACGACCAGGTCCGCTTCGAGCTGACCTACATGGCCCTCGCGCCGGACCTGCAGATCATCGCGCCGTGGAAGATGCCGGACTTCGAACTTCGCGACCGGGAGGCCGCCATCGACTACGCCAAGGAGCACGGCGTTCCGGTCACGTCGTCCCGCGAAAAAATCTACTCGCAAGACCGCAACCTCTGGCACATCAGCCACGAGGGTGCGGAGATCGAAGACCCCGCGAGCGAGCCGAACTGGGAAGCGTGCCTCACGATGACGCAGCCGATCAGCGCTTCGCCGGACGAGCCGGAGCATGTCAAGATCAGCTTCGAGCACGGCAACCCCGTCGCGGTCAACGGCGAGAAACTCGCCGGCGACACGCTCATTGAGAAACTCAACGAACTCGCCGGCAAGCATGGCGTCGGCGTCAAACTGCTCGTCGAAAACCGCCTCGTCGGCATGAAATCCCGCGGCGTCTACGAGACACCCGGCGGCACCGCCCTCTACCGCGCTCACAACGCCTTGGAACAACTCGTCCTCGAGCGCGACCTGTTCCACGCCAAGGAAAAGCTCGCCCTCGACTACGCCCGGCTCGTCTACAACGGCCAGTGGTTCCACCCCCTCCGCGATGCCTTGCAGGCGTTCATGGATAAGTCCAACGAACTATGCACGGGCGACGTGACGCTCAGCTTCTACAAAGGTACCTGCGACGCCATCGCCGTCGAATCGCCGCACAGCCTGTACGACCCGGAGCTCGCCAGCTTCAGCATGGACGGCTACGACGTCACCGCCGCCCGCGGCTTCATCGACTGCTTCGGACTCCCCATGAAAGTCGCCGGCATCAGGGACCGGCGGGGATAG
- a CDS encoding fasciclin domain-containing protein yields the protein MNRGQAFQVISALMLLTVTGLLVPTAKGTSVDMRIPSAERSDSAWQALSVTGEHHTFLRLLAVAGMQRVLDSEHAVTVFAPTDEAFAGFGDDRLAELLDEPGHAELRRLLGGHIVWGVFDTTKVTGLSLRPNVGGFTLRLTPDESGDALLLANDVAVRPLERASAHGSVFLTDQLITPPPMTAAVAPTPHAPDCHGNPHQSGGGELALGGGASSSDGESSSGEKSDRGGAGANNGETTATSESQRTKVVGNSVLGGSARGGGSGSLNSPGGGSGGSSEPRSNGRPGGGGCSCQ from the coding sequence ATGAATAGGGGCCAAGCGTTCCAGGTCATTTCGGCGTTGATGTTGTTGACCGTCACCGGCCTGTTGGTCCCGACGGCTAAGGGCACTTCGGTCGATATGCGGATACCTTCGGCGGAGCGTTCCGACTCGGCGTGGCAGGCGTTGTCGGTCACCGGGGAACACCACACCTTCCTCCGTCTCCTCGCCGTCGCGGGAATGCAACGGGTGCTCGACAGCGAACACGCCGTCACCGTCTTCGCGCCAACCGATGAGGCGTTCGCCGGTTTCGGCGATGACCGGCTGGCCGAGTTGCTCGATGAGCCGGGACACGCGGAGTTGCGGCGATTGCTCGGCGGGCACATCGTTTGGGGTGTCTTCGACACGACCAAGGTCACCGGGCTCTCACTCCGTCCGAACGTGGGCGGGTTCACGCTTCGGCTCACGCCGGACGAATCGGGCGATGCACTGCTGTTGGCCAACGACGTGGCGGTGCGGCCGCTGGAACGTGCATCCGCGCACGGCTCGGTCTTCCTCACTGATCAACTCATCACGCCGCCGCCAATGACTGCGGCCGTAGCCCCGACGCCGCATGCCCCGGACTGCCACGGCAACCCGCATCAAAGCGGTGGCGGCGAACTCGCCCTCGGCGGCGGAGCCAGCTCATCCGACGGCGAGTCTTCTTCGGGTGAAAAGTCCGATCGCGGCGGGGCCGGGGCCAACAACGGCGAGACGACTGCGACAAGTGAAAGCCAACGGACAAAGGTCGTCGGCAACTCGGTACTAGGTGGCAGCGCTCGCGGCGGTGGCAGCGGTAGTTTAAACAGCCCCGGCGGTGGGTCTGGTGGAAGCTCGGAACCGCGCTCCAACGGCAGGCCGGGTGGCGGCGGTTGCAGTTGCCAGTAA
- a CDS encoding heterodisulfide reductase-related iron-sulfur binding cluster, with translation MDQRSTHNPIKLDDGAVAAGEACVHCGLCLPACPTYTETFDEADSPRGRIMLMLGLNRGDVTYDDSVKGHLDGCLNCRACETACPSGVVYHQLLENTRDKLHESGVDPTVGGGGLTRWFFLNVLTKPTRLKLALLPARVLQKLKLYGLVRGLGLPRLLPRSFRKMEAMLGPGEAWPKPLPERSRSGGVSNLIGALAPGSVGKPPPQPKVGFLPGCIGSVMFNDVNRKAVELLAAAGADVLVPKAQTCCGAIHHHAAETDDAKRMARQNIDAFEKDRPEMIATTIAGCGAMLHDYANLLSDDPAYAEKARQFAATVRDVTQVLTDLGMPEMKHEVRRTVTYHDACHLCHAQKVTAEPRTLLAEVPGLTLVPLTESEICCGAAGTYNLTQPGMAERLAHRKLNHIAETKADIAAMGNVGCATHLRATAAQRGDTLEIVHPVDLLHEAVFGPDGDR, from the coding sequence GTGGACCAACGCAGTACCCACAACCCGATCAAGCTCGACGACGGCGCCGTCGCCGCCGGGGAGGCGTGCGTGCATTGCGGGCTTTGCCTGCCGGCCTGTCCGACGTACACCGAAACGTTCGACGAGGCCGACTCGCCGCGTGGGCGGATCATGCTCATGCTCGGGCTCAACCGCGGCGATGTGACCTACGACGATTCGGTCAAGGGTCACCTCGACGGCTGCCTGAACTGCCGAGCGTGCGAGACGGCTTGCCCCTCGGGCGTCGTCTACCACCAGCTACTCGAAAACACGCGTGACAAACTGCACGAGAGCGGCGTCGATCCGACCGTCGGTGGCGGCGGGCTCACACGTTGGTTCTTCCTCAATGTCCTCACGAAACCGACCCGGCTCAAGCTCGCGCTGTTGCCGGCGCGGGTGTTGCAAAAGCTCAAGCTTTACGGGTTGGTGCGTGGTCTCGGTTTGCCCCGGCTGCTGCCGCGATCGTTTCGCAAGATGGAGGCCATGCTCGGTCCCGGTGAGGCTTGGCCCAAACCGTTGCCGGAGCGTTCGCGGTCGGGGGGCGTGAGCAACCTCATCGGCGCGCTCGCGCCGGGCAGCGTCGGTAAGCCGCCCCCGCAGCCGAAGGTCGGCTTCCTGCCCGGTTGCATCGGCTCGGTCATGTTCAACGACGTCAACCGCAAAGCGGTCGAGTTGCTCGCCGCGGCGGGGGCCGACGTCTTGGTGCCCAAGGCGCAGACCTGCTGTGGTGCGATCCACCACCACGCGGCCGAAACCGACGATGCGAAACGGATGGCCCGCCAAAACATCGACGCGTTCGAAAAAGACCGACCGGAGATGATCGCGACGACCATTGCCGGCTGCGGGGCGATGCTCCACGACTACGCCAACCTACTCTCGGACGACCCGGCGTATGCCGAGAAGGCCAGGCAGTTCGCGGCGACCGTGCGCGATGTCACGCAGGTGCTCACCGACCTGGGCATGCCGGAAATGAAGCACGAGGTCCGACGCACCGTGACGTACCACGACGCGTGTCACCTGTGCCACGCGCAGAAGGTAACGGCCGAACCGCGGACTTTGCTCGCGGAGGTGCCAGGACTGACCTTGGTGCCGCTGACCGAAAGCGAGATCTGTTGCGGAGCGGCGGGCACCTACAACCTGACGCAACCGGGCATGGCCGAGCGACTGGCACACCGCAAGCTCAATCACATCGCCGAAACTAAAGCCGACATCGCCGCGATGGGCAATGTCGGCTGTGCGACACACCTACGCGCGACCGCAGCCCAACGCGGCGACACGTTGGAAATCGTCCATCCGGTCGATCTCCTTCACGAGGCGGTCTTCGGCCCCGATGGCGATCGGTAG
- a CDS encoding aromatic amino acid lyase: MADVTLSSRFDIDLASAWKVGYLNHGIQLSTDAIDKIEKGRRIFEQILDSDRCRYIYGITTGPGSRAHSILNPEAQNDQGLRLIDYLPSRVGTGGRCLSHHVSRIAVMARLSNYLDGYGKIRAETVEKVVGLLEHGDACVPFDSANGPGEVLPLSFLLSPMSGCELAPGEAMALINGAPFAVGMVTDVALTARRRLILAVRVFVMAIEGANACLDHYSDALLEVIEDGDLRTAIRMINELLDGVPPNPANFTSRPGQAPVSFRVLPNILASAVHAVGRSECVATTSMQTVADNPIFLPPNDKNPDGQFISSGGFHNHQASRAIDGVNASLADLCSLASKQIARLLDGQAFGLPPLLIPPGSGIIGMEYLAWIQNSHAERAKDNARPSVLSLGLEDPHGGQADVASFTFTSYERYLEASEAFDASMATLAIAASQALLLTDRPAPPKLSALHDAIREVAPLIDTKEAVSHLGSSLHLLRDRFAGVVDGQQRDLESALLGDLPDHFAGEHVEHPSGQHNDHYRRYASEPPN; this comes from the coding sequence ATGGCGGACGTCACCCTTTCATCGAGATTCGATATCGATCTGGCCAGCGCCTGGAAGGTCGGCTATCTCAACCACGGGATCCAACTCTCCACCGACGCGATCGACAAGATCGAGAAGGGGCGGCGCATCTTCGAGCAGATCCTCGACTCCGATCGTTGCCGGTACATCTACGGCATCACCACCGGCCCCGGCTCGCGTGCCCACAGCATCCTCAACCCCGAGGCCCAGAACGACCAGGGGCTTCGACTGATTGACTACCTGCCCTCACGGGTCGGCACCGGCGGCCGGTGTTTGTCGCATCACGTGTCCCGTATTGCGGTGATGGCCCGCCTGTCCAACTACCTCGATGGTTACGGCAAGATCCGTGCCGAGACGGTCGAGAAAGTCGTCGGCCTGCTCGAGCATGGCGACGCCTGCGTTCCGTTCGACAGTGCCAACGGACCCGGTGAAGTGTTGCCGTTGAGCTTTCTGCTGAGCCCGATGTCGGGCTGTGAGCTTGCTCCGGGTGAGGCGATGGCGTTGATCAACGGGGCGCCGTTCGCCGTGGGGATGGTGACCGACGTCGCGCTCACGGCACGCCGGCGGTTGATCCTCGCGGTGCGTGTCTTCGTAATGGCGATCGAGGGGGCCAACGCGTGTCTCGATCACTACAGCGACGCGTTGCTGGAGGTCATCGAAGACGGCGACTTACGCACCGCGATCCGGATGATCAACGAACTGCTCGACGGGGTGCCGCCGAACCCCGCGAACTTCACGTCGCGGCCTGGGCAGGCGCCGGTGAGTTTTCGTGTGCTGCCCAACATTCTCGCGTCGGCCGTCCATGCGGTGGGGCGTTCGGAATGCGTGGCGACCACGTCGATGCAAACGGTGGCCGACAATCCGATCTTCCTCCCGCCCAACGACAAGAATCCGGACGGGCAGTTCATTTCGTCGGGCGGCTTTCACAATCATCAGGCCAGCCGGGCGATCGACGGTGTGAACGCGTCGCTGGCCGACTTGTGTTCGCTCGCGTCGAAACAGATCGCGCGGCTGCTCGACGGTCAGGCGTTCGGGTTGCCGCCGCTGTTGATCCCGCCAGGTTCGGGGATCATCGGGATGGAGTACCTGGCCTGGATCCAGAACAGCCACGCCGAGCGGGCCAAGGACAATGCCCGCCCGTCCGTGTTGTCGCTCGGTCTGGAAGATCCTCACGGCGGGCAGGCAGACGTGGCGTCGTTCACGTTCACGTCATACGAGCGCTACCTCGAAGCCAGCGAGGCGTTCGATGCGTCCATGGCGACGCTGGCCATCGCGGCGAGCCAGGCGCTGCTGCTCACTGATCGGCCGGCTCCGCCCAAGCTGAGTGCGCTGCATGACGCGATTCGGGAGGTCGCGCCCCTGATCGACACCAAGGAAGCCGTCAGCCATCTCGGTTCGAGCCTGCACCTGTTGCGTGACCGTTTTGCCGGCGTCGTCGACGGCCAGCAACGTGATCTGGAGAGCGCGTTGCTGGGCGATCTGCCCGACCACTTCGCCGGCGAACATGTCGAGCATCCGTCGGGCCAGCACAACGACCACTACCGGCGGTACGCGTCGGAACCACCGAACTAG
- the msrB gene encoding peptide-methionine (R)-S-oxide reductase MsrB has product MKSQLLFGAVVLAAVGLFVYSATIGQARASADVKRLPAPETNLEEQGDTAEAVFAGGCFWCVEAYFEPLRGVTDVVSGYAGGSAGDANYNAVSAGRTEHVEVVKVTYDPSAITYGDLLHVFFTLHNPMEGNGQRPDYGPHYRPAVFYADADEKRVAGAYIEQLNAAGVFDGPIQTGLEELIEFFPAEEYHQDFAARNPNHPYIVRWSNPKVVKLNKAFGYLIGEPMSKIERSEDEWRELLTSEEFYILRQDGTERPFTSPLNDEKRDGMYHCAGCEMALFSSEAKYDSGTGWPSFYEPVAPNVIAEKEDRKFGMIRTEVECAGCGGHQGHVFNDGPRPTGLRYCINGIALDFKPAG; this is encoded by the coding sequence ATGAAGAGCCAGTTGTTATTCGGAGCCGTCGTCCTCGCCGCAGTCGGCTTGTTCGTGTATTCGGCGACCATCGGTCAGGCTCGCGCCAGTGCCGATGTGAAGCGCCTGCCCGCGCCCGAGACAAACCTCGAGGAGCAGGGCGATACGGCCGAGGCCGTGTTTGCCGGCGGGTGTTTTTGGTGCGTCGAGGCGTACTTCGAGCCGTTGCGTGGCGTGACGGATGTCGTGTCCGGCTACGCCGGCGGCAGTGCCGGTGACGCCAATTACAACGCCGTCTCGGCCGGCAGGACCGAGCATGTCGAGGTCGTGAAGGTCACCTATGACCCGTCGGCGATCACCTACGGGGACTTGCTGCACGTGTTCTTCACGCTGCACAACCCGATGGAAGGCAACGGCCAACGCCCCGATTACGGCCCGCACTATCGGCCCGCTGTTTTCTACGCCGATGCCGATGAGAAGCGTGTCGCCGGTGCGTACATCGAGCAGCTCAACGCGGCCGGTGTTTTCGACGGACCGATTCAGACGGGCCTTGAAGAGTTGATCGAGTTCTTTCCCGCCGAGGAGTATCACCAGGACTTCGCGGCTCGAAACCCGAACCATCCCTACATCGTCCGTTGGTCGAACCCGAAGGTCGTGAAGCTCAACAAGGCCTTCGGCTACCTCATCGGCGAGCCGATGTCCAAGATCGAGCGTTCCGAAGACGAGTGGCGCGAACTGCTCACCAGCGAGGAGTTCTACATCCTCCGCCAGGACGGCACCGAGCGTCCGTTCACCAGCCCGCTCAATGATGAGAAGCGTGACGGCATGTACCACTGTGCCGGCTGTGAGATGGCGCTGTTTTCCTCTGAGGCGAAGTACGACAGTGGCACCGGTTGGCCCAGCTTCTACGAGCCGGTCGCGCCCAACGTCATCGCCGAGAAGGAAGATCGTAAGTTCGGCATGATTCGCACCGAGGTCGAGTGTGCCGGCTGCGGCGGCCACCAAGGCCATGTCTTCAACGACGGCCCCCGTCCGACCGGTCTGCGTTACTGCATCAACGGTATCGCGCTGGACTTCAAGCCGGCCGGATAA
- a CDS encoding MBL fold metallo-hydrolase has translation MSSAASHFGKPLEKPTKSYLVQKFAKLAFGPYTILGYSVAGEETVIQVPELNVCFDFGRAPQFMLSSDIVCVSHAHMDHLAGVAYYLSQRHFQGMKNSTVLVPDPMFEDVDRLMAQWRRLEGQDVPFELVGMEPGLRFDVRKDFAIEAVRTHHGRHSLGYVLIEIRQKLKPEYHDRTGDEIAQLRTDGVDVHYKLEVPLIAFLGDTSAGTVFEHDLVKNARILLTECTFFDDEHRRKAKAGKHLHMDQFAEILPTLNNESIVIGHVSRRTGVARAKHLLRKTIGSESMERVHFLMDLDDATAGGDIDEGTVAFDD, from the coding sequence ATGTCGTCCGCCGCCTCGCATTTCGGAAAGCCGCTGGAGAAGCCGACCAAGTCGTACCTGGTGCAAAAGTTCGCCAAGCTGGCGTTCGGGCCGTACACAATCCTTGGCTACTCGGTCGCGGGCGAGGAGACGGTCATTCAAGTGCCAGAACTGAACGTGTGCTTCGACTTCGGTCGGGCACCGCAGTTCATGCTCTCGTCCGACATCGTTTGTGTGTCCCACGCCCATATGGATCACCTTGCCGGGGTGGCGTATTACCTGTCGCAGCGGCACTTCCAGGGGATGAAGAACAGCACCGTCCTCGTGCCGGACCCGATGTTCGAGGACGTCGATCGGCTCATGGCCCAGTGGCGTCGACTCGAGGGGCAGGACGTGCCGTTCGAGCTCGTCGGCATGGAACCGGGGCTGCGGTTCGACGTACGCAAGGACTTCGCGATCGAAGCCGTCCGCACCCACCACGGCCGACACTCGCTCGGCTATGTGCTCATCGAAATCCGCCAAAAGCTCAAACCCGAGTACCACGACCGCACCGGCGACGAGATCGCCCAACTCCGCACCGACGGCGTCGACGTTCACTACAAGCTCGAAGTCCCGCTCATTGCGTTCCTCGGCGACACGTCCGCAGGTACCGTCTTCGAGCACGACTTGGTCAAAAACGCCCGCATCCTGCTGACCGAATGCACGTTTTTCGACGACGAGCACCGGCGCAAAGCCAAGGCGGGCAAGCACCTGCACATGGATCAGTTCGCCGAGATCCTCCCGACGCTGAACAACGAGTCGATCGTGATCGGACACGTCAGCCGACGGACCGGGGTCGCTCGGGCCAAGCACCTGCTCCGCAAAACAATCGGCAGCGAGTCCATGGAGCGGGTTCACTTCCTCATGGACCTCGACGACGCGACCGCCGGCGGAGACATTGACGAGGGCACCGTCGCGTTCGATGATTGA
- a CDS encoding type 1 glutamine amidotransferase domain-containing protein, with amino-acid sequence MFALLLALFAAPATQPAQATTDDAPDVVIVLTNHAELGDTGQPTGFFLSEAAHPWQVFIEAGYDVIIASPEGGLAPIDPKSLDTDDAANAAFLKDQEVQGESVMTVALTDVDLADTDAIFYAGGHGTMFDLPDHPAVLAVTAAVYEQGGVVAAVCHGPAALVNVKVGGGYLVAGKRVTAFTNAEEDAVELTDAMPFLLETILEERGATFVPADNFEANAVRDGRLVTGQNPASAEAAAKLVVEALSE; translated from the coding sequence ATGTTCGCACTACTCCTCGCACTGTTTGCAGCGCCCGCCACCCAGCCGGCCCAGGCCACCACGGACGACGCGCCCGATGTCGTGATCGTCTTGACCAACCACGCCGAGCTCGGTGACACGGGCCAACCGACCGGGTTTTTCCTGTCCGAAGCGGCGCACCCCTGGCAGGTTTTCATCGAGGCTGGCTATGACGTGATCATCGCCAGCCCCGAGGGCGGGCTCGCACCGATCGACCCCAAAAGCCTCGATACCGACGATGCCGCCAACGCGGCGTTCCTGAAAGATCAAGAGGTGCAGGGTGAATCGGTGATGACCGTGGCGCTGACCGACGTCGATCTCGCCGACACCGATGCGATCTTTTACGCCGGCGGACACGGCACCATGTTCGACCTGCCCGACCATCCGGCCGTCCTTGCCGTGACGGCTGCGGTCTACGAGCAGGGCGGCGTCGTTGCCGCGGTGTGTCACGGCCCGGCCGCGTTGGTCAACGTCAAGGTCGGCGGCGGCTACCTCGTTGCCGGCAAGCGCGTCACCGCGTTCACCAACGCCGAGGAAGACGCGGTCGAGCTGACCGATGCGATGCCGTTCCTGTTGGAGACCATCCTGGAAGAGCGTGGGGCGACGTTTGTCCCGGCCGACAACTTCGAGGCCAACGCCGTCCGCGATGGTCGCCTCGTGACCGGCCAGAACCCGGCCAGCGCCGAAGCTGCGGCGAAGCTGGTCGTCGAAGCGCTCAGCGAATGA